From the genome of Bacteroides sp. MSB163, one region includes:
- a CDS encoding tetratricopeptide repeat protein, translating into MTPVHLQQWIQHPEALNRDTLYELRTLVARYPYFQSLRLLYLKNLYVLHDINFGAELRKAVLYVSDRRVLFYLIEGDRYALHPHTSAHAVGKELEKEPSIDRTLSLIDAFLATVPEEHSQITELDYAMDYTAYLIRDDEETNETDTSSTIPTEVPKLRGQDLIDGFIRQSETEEGISLKLPKEDNPLLLPLIEEETDEVEEETAVVADETLRSAVEGTEQDDSCFTETLAKIYIKQRRYDKALEIIKKLSLNYPKKNAYFADQIRFLEKLIINAKSK; encoded by the coding sequence ATGACGCCTGTACATTTGCAACAATGGATACAGCATCCCGAGGCGTTGAACCGGGATACCTTGTACGAACTTCGTACGCTAGTAGCCCGTTATCCTTATTTTCAGTCCCTGCGATTGCTCTATCTCAAGAATCTCTATGTGCTGCACGATATCAACTTCGGTGCAGAATTGCGTAAAGCGGTATTGTATGTATCAGACCGTCGTGTATTGTTTTATCTGATTGAAGGTGACCGCTATGCACTCCATCCTCATACTTCCGCACATGCTGTGGGAAAGGAGTTGGAAAAAGAGCCGAGTATTGACCGTACCCTTTCGTTAATAGACGCTTTCCTTGCCACTGTTCCGGAAGAACATTCACAGATAACGGAATTGGATTATGCAATGGATTATACCGCTTACCTGATACGGGATGATGAAGAAACGAACGAAACAGATACCTCGTCAACTATCCCGACAGAAGTACCGAAATTGCGTGGGCAGGATCTGATAGATGGTTTCATTCGTCAAAGTGAAACGGAGGAAGGTATCAGCCTGAAGTTACCCAAAGAAGACAACCCGCTTTTATTACCGTTGATTGAAGAAGAAACGGATGAGGTAGAAGAGGAAACGGCGGTTGTTGCCGATGAAACTCTCCGGTCGGCAGTAGAGGGAACAGAGCAGGATGATAGCTGTTTTACCGAAACTTTGGCTAAAATCTATATCAAACAGCGCCGATATGACAAGGCTCTTGAAATTATTAAAAAATTAAGTTTGAATTATCCAAAAAAAAATGCTTACTTTGCAGACCAAATCAGATTTTTGGAGAAATTGATTATTAACGCTAAATCAAAATAA
- the secG gene encoding preprotein translocase subunit SecG produces the protein MYLFLVILMVVASLLMCFIVLIQNSKGGGLASGFSSSNQIMGVRKTTDFLEKGTWFLAGFMVVMSIATAYVVPSSSGKGGDVILEQAQKEEKTNPYNMPTGTAAPQTEAPAAPATTAPAAEDSAN, from the coding sequence ATGTACTTATTCTTAGTTATCTTAATGGTGGTTGCATCCTTGTTGATGTGCTTCATTGTATTGATTCAAAATTCCAAAGGAGGCGGTTTAGCATCCGGCTTTTCTTCTTCCAATCAGATTATGGGCGTACGTAAGACTACTGACTTTTTGGAAAAAGGAACATGGTTCCTGGCAGGATTTATGGTCGTAATGAGTATTGCTACTGCCTATGTTGTTCCCTCTTCTTCCGGTAAAGGCGGTGATGTGATTCTGGAACAGGCACAGAAAGAAGAGAAAACCAATCCGTACAACATGCCTACTGGTACAGCTGCTCCGCAGACAGAAGCTCCCGCAGCTCCCGCAACTACTGCTCCGGCCGCTGAAGATTCAGCTAACTAA
- a CDS encoding MFS transporter codes for MTEQLKLKMNDSKATRWGALVIVAFTMMAAYYVNDVVAPLKTMLESELAWTSSDFGFFTGGYSFLNVFFLMLIWGGLILDRFGIRFTGKLSTILMVGGTALEYYAMTGLAGPDAQIFGLNEIFGYKAGVFVAFAGYSIFGVGAEVAGITVSKIIAKWFRGKELATAMGVQVALARIGSQAGYAVAIPLARAFGITTPVLVGLILLLGGLVAFFIFSVMDKKLDKQMEAAAIAAGTEGEEEKFSFKDVKNILVNPGFWLIALLCVLFYSCVFPFQKFASELMIIKYGINENVAGTFAGLPALGALILTPIFGGFIDKRGKSASIMILGAAMLIGVHFIYAIPAINYWLVAIGLMIILGIAFSLVPSAMWPAVAKIFPVSQLGTAYALIFFIQNIGLWGIPTLIGKVLDVYCIVGKKADGTNLYDYTIPMCIFTGIACLSLVVAFMLKRADKKYGYQLEEPNIQG; via the coding sequence ATGACAGAACAATTAAAACTTAAAATGAATGACTCTAAGGCTACCCGCTGGGGAGCATTGGTGATTGTTGCCTTTACGATGATGGCAGCTTACTATGTAAACGACGTGGTAGCACCGCTGAAAACGATGTTGGAGTCGGAGCTTGCCTGGACAAGTAGTGATTTTGGATTCTTCACGGGTGGATACAGTTTTCTGAATGTATTCTTCCTGATGTTGATCTGGGGAGGATTAATTCTCGACCGTTTTGGAATCCGTTTTACCGGTAAATTGTCAACCATCCTGATGGTGGGAGGTACGGCACTTGAGTATTATGCCATGACAGGACTTGCCGGTCCGGATGCGCAGATCTTCGGTCTTAATGAGATTTTCGGTTATAAAGCCGGGGTATTTGTCGCGTTTGCCGGTTATTCTATTTTCGGTGTAGGTGCGGAAGTTGCAGGTATCACAGTCTCTAAAATTATAGCCAAATGGTTTAGAGGTAAAGAGTTGGCTACGGCTATGGGCGTGCAGGTAGCATTGGCACGTATAGGTTCGCAAGCAGGTTATGCAGTGGCCATTCCTTTGGCGCGTGCTTTCGGCATTACGACTCCGGTATTGGTAGGTTTGATTTTGCTGTTGGGCGGTTTGGTTGCTTTCTTTATCTTCTCAGTGATGGATAAGAAGCTGGACAAACAGATGGAAGCGGCAGCCATAGCGGCAGGTACCGAGGGGGAGGAAGAGAAATTCTCCTTTAAGGATGTGAAGAATATCCTCGTTAATCCGGGCTTTTGGTTGATAGCTTTGCTGTGCGTATTGTTCTACTCTTGTGTATTCCCTTTCCAGAAGTTTGCTTCCGAACTGATGATTATCAAATATGGTATCAATGAAAACGTAGCAGGAACTTTTGCCGGACTACCGGCGTTGGGAGCACTGATCCTGACTCCTATATTCGGCGGATTTATAGATAAGCGTGGTAAGTCGGCTTCTATTATGATATTGGGAGCTGCCATGCTGATAGGTGTGCACTTTATTTATGCTATTCCTGCCATTAACTATTGGTTGGTAGCTATTGGTTTGATGATTATTCTGGGTATTGCTTTCTCTTTGGTGCCGTCTGCTATGTGGCCTGCAGTTGCCAAGATATTCCCGGTGAGCCAGTTGGGTACAGCTTATGCATTGATCTTCTTCATCCAGAATATTGGTTTGTGGGGGATTCCTACGCTGATTGGTAAAGTACTTGATGTCTATTGTATCGTAGGCAAGAAGGCAGATGGAACAAATCTGTACGATTATACGATACCGATGTGCATCTTTACCGGCATTGCCTGTTTATCTCTTGTGGTAGCCTTTATGTTGAAGAGAGCAGATAAGAAGTATGGCTATCAACTGGAGGAACCTAATATTCAAGGATAA
- a CDS encoding PqqD family protein — METPEGKVSLLDAIPVRCGHIQTEWEGDYAVISYPRFKYEWMRRLLLPKSMSPDIHVRLEEHGSAVWRLIDGRRTVREIVSLLADHFHPDENYASRVTIYVMQLRKDGFIKLLSSVYFNQSSRAGIE; from the coding sequence ATGGAAACACCTGAAGGAAAAGTCAGTCTGCTGGATGCTATTCCGGTTCGTTGCGGCCACATCCAGACCGAATGGGAAGGAGATTACGCTGTAATCTCCTATCCCCGGTTCAAGTATGAATGGATGCGCAGACTTTTACTGCCGAAGAGTATGTCTCCTGATATTCATGTCCGCCTTGAAGAACACGGCAGTGCCGTGTGGCGTCTGATAGACGGACGGCGTACGGTGCGGGAGATTGTCTCACTGCTTGCCGATCACTTCCATCCTGATGAGAATTACGCTTCGCGGGTCACAATCTATGTGATGCAACTACGGAAAGATGGATTTATAAAATTACTCTCCTCTGTCTACTTTAACCAAAGCTCCCGTGCTGGTATCGAATAA
- a CDS encoding DUF4831 family protein gives MKKKNIVLLSALLFSVSAIAQTEVTAGVMRGKDYGVTYVLPKTEIELTVQATKHTYTPGEFSKYAERYLRLNNVSSEPETYWTLDKMQTEVIGVPDKENVYFVKMKDKTVAPLIELSKDGIVYSINMPLGSGQRKTTPNIQPKVTGNTPNVNPRDFLTEEILMSNSTAKMAELVAKEIYSIRESKNALLRGEADNMPKDGAQLKLMLDNLTLQERAMTEMFAGKVTTEEKIYTIRIVPKEMKHEVAFRFSKKLGIVANNDLAGEPVYITIADLKSINIPEADPKKQVDGIAYNVPGRARVTLDYHNEELYNAEIPVTQFGVVEYLAPVLFNKNSVIKVLFDTSTGALVKVDRGE, from the coding sequence ATGAAGAAAAAGAATATAGTATTACTCTCAGCCCTGTTGTTCTCCGTTTCTGCCATAGCGCAAACAGAAGTGACGGCAGGTGTCATGCGTGGCAAGGATTACGGCGTAACTTACGTACTTCCAAAAACGGAAATCGAACTTACCGTACAAGCCACCAAACATACCTACACTCCCGGAGAATTCTCCAAGTATGCCGAACGCTATCTGCGGCTGAACAACGTCTCTTCCGAACCGGAAACTTATTGGACACTGGACAAGATGCAGACAGAAGTAATCGGTGTACCCGATAAAGAAAACGTATATTTCGTGAAGATGAAAGACAAAACCGTAGCCCCACTTATCGAGTTGAGTAAGGATGGTATTGTCTACTCCATCAACATGCCGCTGGGCAGCGGACAACGTAAAACAACTCCGAACATTCAACCCAAAGTTACAGGTAACACTCCGAACGTCAATCCGCGGGACTTCCTCACAGAAGAAATCCTGATGTCAAACTCAACGGCTAAAATGGCGGAACTGGTAGCCAAAGAAATCTACAGTATCCGTGAAAGTAAGAATGCTCTGTTGCGTGGTGAAGCAGACAATATGCCCAAAGACGGGGCACAGTTGAAGCTCATGCTGGACAACCTGACTTTACAGGAACGTGCCATGACGGAAATGTTTGCAGGTAAAGTGACCACAGAAGAGAAGATATACACCATTCGCATCGTCCCCAAAGAGATGAAGCATGAAGTTGCCTTCCGCTTCTCTAAGAAACTGGGCATCGTAGCCAACAATGACTTGGCAGGTGAACCGGTCTACATTACAATAGCCGATCTTAAAAGCATTAATATCCCCGAAGCCGATCCCAAGAAACAAGTGGATGGCATTGCCTACAATGTACCGGGCAGAGCACGTGTAACATTAGACTATCACAATGAGGAACTGTATAATGCAGAAATTCCTGTTACGCAATTCGGTGTAGTAGAATACCTCGCCCCTGTCCTGTTCAACAAGAATTCTGTGATAAAAGTATTATTCGATACCAGCACGGGAGCTTTGGTTAAAGTAGACAGAGGAGAGTAA
- a CDS encoding lactonase family protein, producing MRKLLFCMLGLAMTACAPRKAGNVNNGSDELAMLVGTYTDGNSKGIYTFRFNQETGLATSLSSIEVLNPSYLIPSENGKFVYAVSEMNDATAALNAFSFDKETGKLSLLNRQPTMGADPCYVATNGKEVLTANYSGGSMSIFPLKKNGSLEPVDTLFEGSTGGPDTERQATPHVHCTVFSPDGKYIFATDFSADRILRFVIHPKSIIPHPSAEAIDVDPNSGPRHLTFSPNGKYAYLISELSGNITAFSYMDGKLEKIQTIAADTLRARGSADIHLSPDGKYLYASNRLKGDGLAIFEVNPETGMLAKVGYQLTGIHPRNFIITPNGKYLLAACRDSHVIQVFQRDPVTGLLSDTHQDISIDKPVCIQFVK from the coding sequence ATGAGAAAACTTCTTTTCTGTATGCTTGGATTAGCAATGACAGCCTGCGCACCCCGCAAAGCGGGAAACGTAAACAACGGAAGTGACGAACTCGCCATGCTGGTAGGTACGTACACCGATGGAAACAGCAAAGGTATTTACACCTTCCGCTTCAACCAGGAAACGGGACTTGCCACCTCACTCAGTTCCATCGAAGTGCTCAACCCATCTTATCTCATTCCTTCGGAAAATGGAAAGTTTGTTTATGCCGTCAGCGAAATGAACGACGCAACAGCAGCTCTCAATGCTTTCTCCTTCGATAAAGAAACAGGGAAACTCAGTTTGTTGAACCGCCAGCCCACTATGGGAGCCGATCCCTGCTACGTTGCCACCAATGGAAAAGAAGTACTCACAGCCAACTATAGCGGAGGTAGCATGTCTATCTTCCCGCTGAAAAAGAACGGTTCATTAGAGCCTGTCGATACGCTTTTTGAAGGCAGTACCGGCGGACCGGACACTGAAAGACAGGCAACACCCCACGTACATTGCACTGTCTTCTCTCCGGATGGAAAATATATCTTTGCCACTGACTTCAGTGCCGACCGCATCCTGCGCTTTGTCATACATCCGAAGAGCATTATCCCCCACCCTTCTGCCGAAGCCATTGACGTAGATCCTAACTCTGGTCCACGTCATCTCACCTTCAGCCCGAACGGCAAGTACGCGTATCTTATCAGCGAATTATCCGGTAATATCACCGCTTTCAGCTACATGGATGGCAAACTGGAAAAGATACAGACCATTGCAGCCGACACACTCCGTGCACGTGGCAGTGCCGATATACATCTCAGTCCCGACGGGAAATACCTGTATGCCAGCAATCGCCTGAAAGGTGACGGTCTTGCTATCTTCGAAGTAAATCCGGAAACCGGTATGTTGGCAAAGGTAGGCTATCAGTTGACGGGGATTCATCCGCGTAACTTTATTATCACCCCGAACGGGAAATATCTGTTGGCCGCCTGCCGCGACAGTCATGTCATTCAGGTATTCCAACGAGATCCCGTAACAGGTCTGTTATCAGATACGCATCAAGACATCAGTATTGATAAACCTGTTTGCATCCAATTCGTAAAATAA